The following proteins are encoded in a genomic region of Drosophila bipectinata strain 14024-0381.07 chromosome XL, DbipHiC1v2, whole genome shotgun sequence:
- the DAAM gene encoding disheveled-associated activator of morphogenesis 1 isoform X3: MEVIRPPPRKNKTLQSCPIVCINEPDTHSASTDTEILQTTPESTLEKPKSGTTVNGNCITINGGVGLPVEPSPASSSGVGVTKITITSDNNNTNSNTSGGNTKSYNSNSKNNSSLVSITSLNSCSDLSQASTATLAITGSANSGNGTTIINSHPLNTGSQSSNTISSTSNIINGGSDTSSNNFQERFDFEHWKGLLSDYNCFHGLYRYWNQYSGRHGHGHGHTSDNCNSNSGSNDNINPNQHQQPQTHSQSDHENGLGSGAGSFYTHNILGYTFGYPFGLKEDIDNNNGSSGRNSNCNSNTNSLGFRKSLSSLAGGGGGGSSGETPLQKHYRQQQKKKMPVFRGRRAWCGCFKDDEPPEICVVEGALQTLTPTMPSVDELDSKFAELVEELDLTAPNKEAMLSLPAQKKWQIYCSRKLPLETGEGPDAVAVMQPPTAEYYIEKLKELHISPEDSPSHELGNRLDGHAAFVDALKTALRTSTHSFVLRFVELDGLPALLNLLRQLDIRVTNSMLHTSLIGCIKALMNNSMGRAHVLAHPTAIDTIARSLVADNIRTKIAALEILGAVCLVPGGHRKVLQAMLTFQEFAAERTRFQSIVNDLDRSTYGYRDNVNLKTALMSFVNAVLNYGPGQENLEFRLHLRYEFLMLGIQPVIDKLRTHENETLDRHLDFFEMVRAEDEKEFARRFNEEHVDTKSAGSMFELLRRKLSHSPAYPHMLSMLQHMLLLPYTGHCTEHWLLFDRVVQQIVLQVEQRPNSDLIPDPDDPTKQLKLSAESPIHDPDVAPLQIDVSKLVRLLVKEEQLTQARKRADELERENFDVQSRLAKKEQELDLRMQEKEDLETGLARMRERLEKESAQHSQAVQRAQTAEMKAEDLQHRLHSEQQERARLERLVTEGSIPDDQKVAGLTGCNGAVSPPPPPPMLKAMPPPPPPMAPAMLPPPPPPCPGAPPPPPSMAPTMAPAPPKVEMPKKNVPQPTNPLKSFNWSKLPDAKLQGTVWSELDESKLYNNMELESIDKLFSAYQKNGVSTTDGSYEDLRVTGQKPKQKVLSVIDGRRAQNCTILLSKLKMSDMEISKAILSMDSNEQLALDMVEQLLKFTPSAEERALLDEHSEDIESLARADRFLYEISKIPHYEQRLKSLHYKKRFMLTVNDLIPRITSVMEASREVARSRRLRKLLELVLALGNYMNRGARGNASGFRLASLNRLADTKSSAAKGTTLLHYLVQVIERKFKDLLKLEDDIPHVREASKVSLGEMDKDIQMLRTGLADVAREIEFHRSSGPAQQGDRFLPVMREFHAQASVRFAELEDKFQDMKTRFDRAVRLFGEDGSVLQPDEFFGIFDSFLGSFAEARHDNESLRRRQEEEEKRAKQEAELKKRTIERKNKTGLMSSVAKNLGLKSGSSSGDSPGKGDNKAGEFDDLISALRTGDVFGEDMAKFKRSRKARVLNGGSGSTGNTSPPRHGSLQREESGRERERTVRRQ; this comes from the exons ATGGAAGTCATAAGGCCGCCGCCGCGCAAAAACAAG ACGCTACAGTCGTGCCCCATTGTGTGCATCAATGAGCCGGACACGCACAGTGCCAGCACGGATACGGAGATACTGCAGACTACGCCGGAGAGCACCCTAGAGAAGCCCAAGTCGGGGACTACCGTCAACGGCAATTGTATAACAATTAATGGAGGAGTTGGCCTACCTGTAGAGCCTTCACCAGCCAGTTCCAGTGGAGTGGGAGTGACCAAGATAACCATAACCAGTGACAACAATAACACTAACAGTAACACCTCTGGCGGCAACACCAAGTcctacaacagcaacagcaagaaCAACAGTAGTCTGGTATCCATCACAAGCCTAAACAGCTGCAGCGACCTAAGTCAGGCCAGTACAGCCACATTGGCCATAACTGGTAGTGCTAATAGTGGTAATGGCACCACCATCATCAATAGTCATCCCTTGAACACTGGCAGTCAGAGTAGCAACACTATCAGCAGCACTAGCAACATCATCAACGGTGGCAGCGACACTTCGTCGAACAACTTCCAGGAGCGGTTCGACTTTGAACACTGGAAGGGATTACTCAGCGATTACAACTGCTTTCACGGATTATATCGCTATTGGAATCAGTACAGTGGACGGCACGGGCACGGTCACGGACACACCAGCGataactgcaacagcaacagcggcAGCAACGACAATATTAACCCTAATCAACACCAGCAGCCGCAGACTCATTCGCAGTCCGACCATGAGAACGGACTGGGCAGTGGAGCTGGATCCTTCTACACCCACAATATCCTAGGCTACACCTTTGGCTATCCCTTTGGCCTGAAAGAGGACAttgacaacaacaacggcaGCAGCGGCCGGAATAgtaactgcaacagcaacactaACAGTCTTGGCTTCCGGAAATCGCTAAGCAGTCTagccggaggaggaggaggtggcagTAGTGGGGAGACTCCTCTCCAGAAACACTACAGGCAGcagcagaagaagaagatgCCAGTCTTCAGGGGCAGAAGGGCCTGGTGTGGCTGCTTTAAG GACGATGAGCCGCCGGAGATCTGCGTGGTGGAGGGAGCTCTCCAGACCCTCACACCCACCATGCCCTCGGTGGACGAACTGGACTCCAAGTTCGCCGAACTCGTCGAAGAACTGGATCTGACGGCGCCCAACAAGGAGGCCATGCTGAGCCTGCCGGCGCAGAAAAAGTGGCAGATCTACTGCTCCCGGAAGCTGCCGCTGGAGACGGGTGAGGGTCCGGATGCGGTGGCCGTGATGCAGCCGCCCACGGCGGAGTACTACATCGAgaagctgaaggagctgcataTATCGCCGGAGGACTCGCCGAGCCATGAGCTCGGAAACCGTCTGGACGGACATGCCGCTTTCGTGGATGCCTTGAAGACCGCCCTGAGGACCTCCACGCACAGCTTTGTGCTCCGGTTCGTGGAGCTGGATGGGTTGCCGGCGCTGCTCAATCTGCTCCGGCAGCTGGACATCCGGGTGACCAACAGCATGCTGCACACGAGCCTCATCGGGTGCATCAAGGCGCTGATGAACAACTCGATGGGACGGGCCCATGTCCTGGCCCATCCGACGGCCATCGACACCATAGCCCGGTCGCTGGTGGCCGACAACATCCGGACCAAGATCGCCGCCCTGGAGATCCTGGGCGCGGTGTGCCTGGTGCCGGGCGGACACCGGAAGGTGCTGCAGGCCATGCTCACCTTCCAGGAGTTCGCCGCCGAACGGACTCGCTTTCAGAGCATCGTCAACGACCTGGACCGGTCCACCTACGGCTACCGGGACAACGTCAACCTGAAGACGGCACTAATGTCCTTCGTCAATGCGGTCCTCAACTACGGGCCGGGCCAGGAGAATCTGGAGTTTAGGCTGCATCTCAGATACGAGTTCCTCATGCTGGGCATCCAGCCGGTCATCGACAAGCTGAGGACCCACGAGAACGAGACTTTGGACAGGCATTTG GACTTCTTCGAAATGGTGCGCGCCGAGGATGAAAAGGAGTTCGCCCGCCGCTTCAACGAGGAGCATGTGGACACCAAGAGCGCTGGCTCCATGTTCGAGCTGCTGCGTCGCAAGCTGAGCCACTCGCCCGCCTACCCACACATGCTATCCATGCTCCAGCACATGCTCCTGCTGCCCT ATACTGGCCACTGTACGGAGCACTGGCTTCTCTTCGATCGCGTCGTCCAGCAGATTGTGCTGCAGGTGGAGCAGCGTCCCAACAGCGACCTCATCCCCGATCCCGACGATCCTACCAAGCAGCTGAAGCTGTCCGCCGAGTCGCCCATTCATGATCCGGACGTGGCGCCCCTGCAGATCGATGTCTCCAAGCTGGTGCGCCTCCTGGTCAAGGAGGAGCAATTGACACAGGCCCGCAAGCGGGCGGACGAGCTGGAGCGCGAGAACTTCGATGTGCAGTCGCGGCTGGCCAAGAAGGAGCAGGAACTGGACCTGCGCATGCAGGAGAAGGAGGATCTGGAGACGGGACTGGCTCGCATGCGCGAGCGCCTCGAAAAGGAGTCCGCCCAGCACTCGCAGGCGGTGCAGCGGGCCCAGACCGCCGAGATGAAGGCCGAGGATCTGCAGCATCGTCTGCACAGCGAGCAGCAGGAGCGGGCGCGTCTGGAGCGCTTGGTCACGGAGGGAAGCATTCCCGACGACCAGAAGGTGGCCGGACTGACGGGCTGCAACGGTGCCGTTtcgccgccaccaccgccgcccatGCTCAAGGCCatgccgccgccaccgccacccaTGGCACCGGCCATGctgccgccaccaccaccgccttGTCCGGGAGCACCTCCACCGCCACCCAGCATGGCCCCCACTATGG CTCCTGCGCCACCAAAGGTGGAGATGCCCAAAAAGAATGTGCCACAGCCCACCAATCCTCTGAAGAGCTTCAACTGGTCCAAGCTGCCGGATGCCAAGCTCCAGGGCACTGTCTGGAGTGAGCTGGACGAGAGCAAGCTCTACAACAACATGGAACTGGAATCGATAGACAAGCTCTTCTCTGCCTACCAAAAAAATGGTGTCTCC ACCACCGATGGCTCCTATGAGGACCTGCGTGTCACTGGCCAGAAGCCCAAACAGAAAGTATTGTCGGTCATCGATGGACGTCGCGCCCAGAACTGCACCATCCTGCTCAGCAAGCTGAAAATGAGCGACATGGAGATATCCAA AGCCATTCTCTCCATGGACAGCAACGAGCAGCTGGCTCTGGACATGGTGGAGCAACTGCTGAAGTTTACGCCATCGGCGGAGGAGCGCGCCCTGCTGGACGAGCACAGCGAGGATATAGAGTCGCTTGCACGGGCTGACCGGTTTCTCTACGAGATTTCCAA GATCCCCCACTATGAGCAGCGCTTGAAGAGCCTGCACTACAAGAAACGCTTCATGCTGACGGTCAATGATCTGATTCCCAGGATTACCAGTGTCATGGAGGCCTCCCGCGAGGTGGCCAGATCCAGAAGGCTGCGTAAGCTCTTGGAACTGGTGCTGGCATTGG GCAACTACATGAATCGCGGAGCTCGCGGCAATGCCTCTGGTTTCCGCTTGGCTTCGCTGAACCGACTGGCGGATACCAAGTCGAGCGCCGCCAAGGGCACCACTCTGCTGCACTACCTCGTCCAGGTGATCGAGCGCAAGTTCAAGGATCTGCTAAAGCTGGAGGACGATATACCGCATGTGCGCGAAGCCTCCAAGGTGTCGCTGGGCGAGATGGACAAGGATATACAGATGCTGCGCACAGGGCTGGCGGATGTGGCCCGGGAGATCGAGTTCCATCGGAGTTCGGGGCCCGCCCAGCAGGGCGATCGCTTCCTGCCCGTGATGCGGGAGTTCCATGCCCAGGCATCGGTGCGTTTCGCGGAGCTGGAGGACAAGTTCCAGGATATGAAGACGCGCTTCGATCGCGCCGTGCGTCTGTTTGGCGAAGACGGCTCGGTGCTACAGCCGGATGAGTTCTTTGGTATCTTCGACTCGTTCCTGGGTTCCTTTGCGGAGGCGCGGCACGACAACGAGAGCTTACGCCGGcgccaggaggaggaggagaagcgGGCCAAGCAGGAGGCGGAGCTGAAGAAGCGCACCATCGAGCGCAAAAACAAGACCGGACTGATGAGCAGCGTGGCGAAGAATCTGGGCCTAAAGTCGGGCTCCTCCAGCGGCGATTCGCCCGGCAAGGGTGACAACAAGGCTGGCGAGTTCGATGACCTCATTTCGGCGCTGCGCACGGGCGACGTCTTTGGCGAGGACATGGCCAAGTTCAAAAGGTCACGCAAAGCGCGAGTTTTGAATGGCGGCAGTGGCTCCACGGGAAACACCTCGCCTCCACGGCACGGCAGCCTGCAACGGGAGGAGAGCGGCAGGGAGAGGGAGCGCACCGTGCGGCGTCAGTAG
- the DAAM gene encoding disheveled-associated activator of morphogenesis 1 isoform X2: MSSKNQMSVFMEKINTTLQSCPIVCINEPDTHSASTDTEILQTTPESTLEKPKSGTTVNGNCITINGGVGLPVEPSPASSSGVGVTKITITSDNNNTNSNTSGGNTKSYNSNSKNNSSLVSITSLNSCSDLSQASTATLAITGSANSGNGTTIINSHPLNTGSQSSNTISSTSNIINGGSDTSSNNFQERFDFEHWKGLLSDYNCFHGLYRYWNQYSGRHGHGHGHTSDNCNSNSGSNDNINPNQHQQPQTHSQSDHENGLGSGAGSFYTHNILGYTFGYPFGLKEDIDNNNGSSGRNSNCNSNTNSLGFRKSLSSLAGGGGGGSSGETPLQKHYRQQQKKKMPVFRGRRAWCGCFKDDEPPEICVVEGALQTLTPTMPSVDELDSKFAELVEELDLTAPNKEAMLSLPAQKKWQIYCSRKLPLETGEGPDAVAVMQPPTAEYYIEKLKELHISPEDSPSHELGNRLDGHAAFVDALKTALRTSTHSFVLRFVELDGLPALLNLLRQLDIRVTNSMLHTSLIGCIKALMNNSMGRAHVLAHPTAIDTIARSLVADNIRTKIAALEILGAVCLVPGGHRKVLQAMLTFQEFAAERTRFQSIVNDLDRSTYGYRDNVNLKTALMSFVNAVLNYGPGQENLEFRLHLRYEFLMLGIQPVIDKLRTHENETLDRHLDFFEMVRAEDEKEFARRFNEEHVDTKSAGSMFELLRRKLSHSPAYPHMLSMLQHMLLLPYTGHCTEHWLLFDRVVQQIVLQVEQRPNSDLIPDPDDPTKQLKLSAESPIHDPDVAPLQIDVSKLVRLLVKEEQLTQARKRADELERENFDVQSRLAKKEQELDLRMQEKEDLETGLARMRERLEKESAQHSQAVQRAQTAEMKAEDLQHRLHSEQQERARLERLVTEGSIPDDQKVAGLTGCNGAVSPPPPPPMLKAMPPPPPPMAPAMLPPPPPPCPGAPPPPPSMAPTMAPAPPKVEMPKKNVPQPTNPLKSFNWSKLPDAKLQGTVWSELDESKLYNNMELESIDKLFSAYQKNGVSTTDGSYEDLRVTGQKPKQKVLSVIDGRRAQNCTILLSKLKMSDMEISKAILSMDSNEQLALDMVEQLLKFTPSAEERALLDEHSEDIESLARADRFLYEISKIPHYEQRLKSLHYKKRFMLTVNDLIPRITSVMEASREVARSRRLRKLLELVLALGNYMNRGARGNASGFRLASLNRLADTKSSAAKGTTLLHYLVQVIERKFKDLLKLEDDIPHVREASKVSLGEMDKDIQMLRTGLADVAREIEFHRSSGPAQQGDRFLPVMREFHAQASVRFAELEDKFQDMKTRFDRAVRLFGEDGSVLQPDEFFGIFDSFLGSFAEARHDNESLRRRQEEEEKRAKQEAELKKRTIERKNKTGLMSSVAKNLGLKSGSSSGDSPGKGDNKAGEFDDLISALRTGDVFGEDMAKFKRSRKARVLNGGSGSTGNTSPPRHGSLQREESGRERERTVRRQ; encoded by the exons ATGTCGTCCAAGAACCAAATGAGCGTCTTCATGGAGAAGATCAACACG ACGCTACAGTCGTGCCCCATTGTGTGCATCAATGAGCCGGACACGCACAGTGCCAGCACGGATACGGAGATACTGCAGACTACGCCGGAGAGCACCCTAGAGAAGCCCAAGTCGGGGACTACCGTCAACGGCAATTGTATAACAATTAATGGAGGAGTTGGCCTACCTGTAGAGCCTTCACCAGCCAGTTCCAGTGGAGTGGGAGTGACCAAGATAACCATAACCAGTGACAACAATAACACTAACAGTAACACCTCTGGCGGCAACACCAAGTcctacaacagcaacagcaagaaCAACAGTAGTCTGGTATCCATCACAAGCCTAAACAGCTGCAGCGACCTAAGTCAGGCCAGTACAGCCACATTGGCCATAACTGGTAGTGCTAATAGTGGTAATGGCACCACCATCATCAATAGTCATCCCTTGAACACTGGCAGTCAGAGTAGCAACACTATCAGCAGCACTAGCAACATCATCAACGGTGGCAGCGACACTTCGTCGAACAACTTCCAGGAGCGGTTCGACTTTGAACACTGGAAGGGATTACTCAGCGATTACAACTGCTTTCACGGATTATATCGCTATTGGAATCAGTACAGTGGACGGCACGGGCACGGTCACGGACACACCAGCGataactgcaacagcaacagcggcAGCAACGACAATATTAACCCTAATCAACACCAGCAGCCGCAGACTCATTCGCAGTCCGACCATGAGAACGGACTGGGCAGTGGAGCTGGATCCTTCTACACCCACAATATCCTAGGCTACACCTTTGGCTATCCCTTTGGCCTGAAAGAGGACAttgacaacaacaacggcaGCAGCGGCCGGAATAgtaactgcaacagcaacactaACAGTCTTGGCTTCCGGAAATCGCTAAGCAGTCTagccggaggaggaggaggtggcagTAGTGGGGAGACTCCTCTCCAGAAACACTACAGGCAGcagcagaagaagaagatgCCAGTCTTCAGGGGCAGAAGGGCCTGGTGTGGCTGCTTTAAG GACGATGAGCCGCCGGAGATCTGCGTGGTGGAGGGAGCTCTCCAGACCCTCACACCCACCATGCCCTCGGTGGACGAACTGGACTCCAAGTTCGCCGAACTCGTCGAAGAACTGGATCTGACGGCGCCCAACAAGGAGGCCATGCTGAGCCTGCCGGCGCAGAAAAAGTGGCAGATCTACTGCTCCCGGAAGCTGCCGCTGGAGACGGGTGAGGGTCCGGATGCGGTGGCCGTGATGCAGCCGCCCACGGCGGAGTACTACATCGAgaagctgaaggagctgcataTATCGCCGGAGGACTCGCCGAGCCATGAGCTCGGAAACCGTCTGGACGGACATGCCGCTTTCGTGGATGCCTTGAAGACCGCCCTGAGGACCTCCACGCACAGCTTTGTGCTCCGGTTCGTGGAGCTGGATGGGTTGCCGGCGCTGCTCAATCTGCTCCGGCAGCTGGACATCCGGGTGACCAACAGCATGCTGCACACGAGCCTCATCGGGTGCATCAAGGCGCTGATGAACAACTCGATGGGACGGGCCCATGTCCTGGCCCATCCGACGGCCATCGACACCATAGCCCGGTCGCTGGTGGCCGACAACATCCGGACCAAGATCGCCGCCCTGGAGATCCTGGGCGCGGTGTGCCTGGTGCCGGGCGGACACCGGAAGGTGCTGCAGGCCATGCTCACCTTCCAGGAGTTCGCCGCCGAACGGACTCGCTTTCAGAGCATCGTCAACGACCTGGACCGGTCCACCTACGGCTACCGGGACAACGTCAACCTGAAGACGGCACTAATGTCCTTCGTCAATGCGGTCCTCAACTACGGGCCGGGCCAGGAGAATCTGGAGTTTAGGCTGCATCTCAGATACGAGTTCCTCATGCTGGGCATCCAGCCGGTCATCGACAAGCTGAGGACCCACGAGAACGAGACTTTGGACAGGCATTTG GACTTCTTCGAAATGGTGCGCGCCGAGGATGAAAAGGAGTTCGCCCGCCGCTTCAACGAGGAGCATGTGGACACCAAGAGCGCTGGCTCCATGTTCGAGCTGCTGCGTCGCAAGCTGAGCCACTCGCCCGCCTACCCACACATGCTATCCATGCTCCAGCACATGCTCCTGCTGCCCT ATACTGGCCACTGTACGGAGCACTGGCTTCTCTTCGATCGCGTCGTCCAGCAGATTGTGCTGCAGGTGGAGCAGCGTCCCAACAGCGACCTCATCCCCGATCCCGACGATCCTACCAAGCAGCTGAAGCTGTCCGCCGAGTCGCCCATTCATGATCCGGACGTGGCGCCCCTGCAGATCGATGTCTCCAAGCTGGTGCGCCTCCTGGTCAAGGAGGAGCAATTGACACAGGCCCGCAAGCGGGCGGACGAGCTGGAGCGCGAGAACTTCGATGTGCAGTCGCGGCTGGCCAAGAAGGAGCAGGAACTGGACCTGCGCATGCAGGAGAAGGAGGATCTGGAGACGGGACTGGCTCGCATGCGCGAGCGCCTCGAAAAGGAGTCCGCCCAGCACTCGCAGGCGGTGCAGCGGGCCCAGACCGCCGAGATGAAGGCCGAGGATCTGCAGCATCGTCTGCACAGCGAGCAGCAGGAGCGGGCGCGTCTGGAGCGCTTGGTCACGGAGGGAAGCATTCCCGACGACCAGAAGGTGGCCGGACTGACGGGCTGCAACGGTGCCGTTtcgccgccaccaccgccgcccatGCTCAAGGCCatgccgccgccaccgccacccaTGGCACCGGCCATGctgccgccaccaccaccgccttGTCCGGGAGCACCTCCACCGCCACCCAGCATGGCCCCCACTATGG CTCCTGCGCCACCAAAGGTGGAGATGCCCAAAAAGAATGTGCCACAGCCCACCAATCCTCTGAAGAGCTTCAACTGGTCCAAGCTGCCGGATGCCAAGCTCCAGGGCACTGTCTGGAGTGAGCTGGACGAGAGCAAGCTCTACAACAACATGGAACTGGAATCGATAGACAAGCTCTTCTCTGCCTACCAAAAAAATGGTGTCTCC ACCACCGATGGCTCCTATGAGGACCTGCGTGTCACTGGCCAGAAGCCCAAACAGAAAGTATTGTCGGTCATCGATGGACGTCGCGCCCAGAACTGCACCATCCTGCTCAGCAAGCTGAAAATGAGCGACATGGAGATATCCAA AGCCATTCTCTCCATGGACAGCAACGAGCAGCTGGCTCTGGACATGGTGGAGCAACTGCTGAAGTTTACGCCATCGGCGGAGGAGCGCGCCCTGCTGGACGAGCACAGCGAGGATATAGAGTCGCTTGCACGGGCTGACCGGTTTCTCTACGAGATTTCCAA GATCCCCCACTATGAGCAGCGCTTGAAGAGCCTGCACTACAAGAAACGCTTCATGCTGACGGTCAATGATCTGATTCCCAGGATTACCAGTGTCATGGAGGCCTCCCGCGAGGTGGCCAGATCCAGAAGGCTGCGTAAGCTCTTGGAACTGGTGCTGGCATTGG GCAACTACATGAATCGCGGAGCTCGCGGCAATGCCTCTGGTTTCCGCTTGGCTTCGCTGAACCGACTGGCGGATACCAAGTCGAGCGCCGCCAAGGGCACCACTCTGCTGCACTACCTCGTCCAGGTGATCGAGCGCAAGTTCAAGGATCTGCTAAAGCTGGAGGACGATATACCGCATGTGCGCGAAGCCTCCAAGGTGTCGCTGGGCGAGATGGACAAGGATATACAGATGCTGCGCACAGGGCTGGCGGATGTGGCCCGGGAGATCGAGTTCCATCGGAGTTCGGGGCCCGCCCAGCAGGGCGATCGCTTCCTGCCCGTGATGCGGGAGTTCCATGCCCAGGCATCGGTGCGTTTCGCGGAGCTGGAGGACAAGTTCCAGGATATGAAGACGCGCTTCGATCGCGCCGTGCGTCTGTTTGGCGAAGACGGCTCGGTGCTACAGCCGGATGAGTTCTTTGGTATCTTCGACTCGTTCCTGGGTTCCTTTGCGGAGGCGCGGCACGACAACGAGAGCTTACGCCGGcgccaggaggaggaggagaagcgGGCCAAGCAGGAGGCGGAGCTGAAGAAGCGCACCATCGAGCGCAAAAACAAGACCGGACTGATGAGCAGCGTGGCGAAGAATCTGGGCCTAAAGTCGGGCTCCTCCAGCGGCGATTCGCCCGGCAAGGGTGACAACAAGGCTGGCGAGTTCGATGACCTCATTTCGGCGCTGCGCACGGGCGACGTCTTTGGCGAGGACATGGCCAAGTTCAAAAGGTCACGCAAAGCGCGAGTTTTGAATGGCGGCAGTGGCTCCACGGGAAACACCTCGCCTCCACGGCACGGCAGCCTGCAACGGGAGGAGAGCGGCAGGGAGAGGGAGCGCACCGTGCGGCGTCAGTAG